In uncultured Methanobrevibacter sp., a genomic segment contains:
- a CDS encoding winged helix-turn-helix domain-containing protein, with product MKKKELYSAIGFIKISTTRQKILKCLEDNYMLPSEIASKTDLGTTQVSNALSDLKNKKLVECINEEDKKGRIYEVTKLGKEVLTHLKNDKIII from the coding sequence ATGAAGAAAAAAGAACTTTATTCAGCTATTGGATTTATAAAAATATCAACAACACGTCAAAAAATATTAAAATGTTTGGAAGATAATTATATGTTACCTTCTGAAATTGCATCAAAAACAGATTTAGGAACTACACAAGTATCTAATGCACTTTCAGATTTAAAAAATAAAAAACTAGTTGAATGTATTAATGAAGAAGACAAAAAAGGAAGAATTTACGAAGTAACAAAACTCGGAAAAGAAGTTTTAACTCATTTAAAAAATGATAAAATCATAATTTAG
- a CDS encoding zinc-ribbon domain-containing protein: MICPKCQHENDNDSIFCINCGHQFDVTKRVI; the protein is encoded by the coding sequence ATGATATGTCCTAAATGCCAACATGAAAATGATAATGATAGTATTTTTTGTATTAACTGTGGACATCAATTTGATGTTACTAAAAGAGTAATATAG